In the Magnetospirillum sp. WYHS-4 genome, ACGGTTTCGAAGGACAGAATGGGTGACCGGATCGGTCACCTGGACGACGCGGATGTGGTGCGGCTGAACCGGGCAATCCTGGTGTTTCTCGGCCTCGCTTAGTTAAGGCAGAGTTGGATGGGCTCAAAGTGGAGCATCGAGAACATCCTGGGGTGGCGGACGGTACGCCACCCAACCTATCCGGTGCGGCCTGGAAGGTGAAGCGCGAATGGCGGGGGTCACCGCTTCGGATGGTCGGGGAGTTTGTCGCGTAGCGTGACGAACTCCTCGGCTGCCGTCGGGTGGATGCCGATGGTGGCGTCGAAGTCGCGTTTGCGGGCGCCGCATTTCAGCGCCACCGCGAAGCCCTGGACGATTTCCGGCGCGTCCTGGCCCACCATGTGGCAGCCCACCACCCGGTCGGTGGCCGCGTCCACCACCAGTTTCATCAGGCTGCGCTCGTCGCGACCCGACAGGCTGTGCTTCATCGGCCTGAATCGGGTGACGTAGATATCCACCTTGCCGAAACGGTCCCGCGCCTGGGCCTCGGTCAGGCCCACGGTGGCCAGCGGCGGCTGGCTGAAGACGGCGGTGGGCACGTTGTCGTAATCGACGCGGGTCGGCGTGCCTTCGAACAGCGTGCGGGCCAGGGCCATGCCTTCCGCCAGGGCGACGGGCGTCAGGTTCATGCGGTCGGTGGCGTCGCCGATGGCCCAGATGCTGGGGACGCTGGAACGCGAGAAGTCGTCCACCGCCACGGCGCCCTTGTCGTCCAGGCGGACGCCTGTCTCCTCCAGGCCCAGCAGGGCCGTTTTCGGCACCCGCCCGGTGGCGTACATCACCAGATCGGTTTCCAGCATTTCCTCGTGGCCCAGGTGCAGGCTGAAGCCGCCCGCGGGCAGCTTCTCGACGGAACGCACCACGGTATCGGTACGCAGCCGGATGCCGCGCTTGCCCATTTCTTCCGCCAGGGCAACCCGCAGGTCCTCGTCGAAGCCGCGCAGCACCGTGTCGCCGCGCAGCACCTGGGTCACCTGGACTCCGAAACCGGCGAAGATGCCGGCGAATTCGACGGCGATGTAGCCGCCGCCGACGATCGCCACGCGACGCGGCAGGTCGGGCAGGTCCAGGGCCTCGTTGGAGGAAATCACGTGCTCGATGCCGGGAATCGCCGGCGTCGAAGGCCAGCCGCCGACCGCGATCAGGATGTTGGCGGCGGTGACGCGCCGGCCTGCCACCTCCACCGTATGGGGATCGACGACCACCGCCCGGTCTTCGATCAGGTCCACGTCGCTTTCCCGGAGGATGCGCTTGTAGACGCCGTTCAGGCGGTCGATCTCGGCGTTCTTGCGGGCGATCAGGGTGGGCCAGTCGAAAACCGGTTCGTCCACCGTCCAGCCGAAGCCGGCGGCGTCGGCGAAGGCGTCGCCGAACTGGGCGCCCATGACCAGCAATTTCTTCGGCACGCAACCGCGGATCACGCAGGTGCCGCCCACCCGGCTTTCCTCGCAGATGGCGACGCGGGCCCCGGTCCGGGCGGCGAAGCGGCTGGCCCGCACCCCGCCCGAACCGGCACCGACGGTCAGCAGGTCGTAATCGAAGCGGCTCATCGGTCGATGCCCCCCAGGCAGACGTACTTGAGTTCCAGGAATTCCTCGATGCCGTAACGCGACCCCTCGCGGCCGATACCCGATTCCTTGAAGCCGCCGAAGGGCGCCACCTCGGTGGAAACCAGGCCCTCGTTGATACCGACGATGCCGTAT is a window encoding:
- the gor gene encoding glutathione-disulfide reductase, producing MSRFDYDLLTVGAGSGGVRASRFAARTGARVAICEESRVGGTCVIRGCVPKKLLVMGAQFGDAFADAAGFGWTVDEPVFDWPTLIARKNAEIDRLNGVYKRILRESDVDLIEDRAVVVDPHTVEVAGRRVTAANILIAVGGWPSTPAIPGIEHVISSNEALDLPDLPRRVAIVGGGYIAVEFAGIFAGFGVQVTQVLRGDTVLRGFDEDLRVALAEEMGKRGIRLRTDTVVRSVEKLPAGGFSLHLGHEEMLETDLVMYATGRVPKTALLGLEETGVRLDDKGAVAVDDFSRSSVPSIWAIGDATDRMNLTPVALAEGMALARTLFEGTPTRVDYDNVPTAVFSQPPLATVGLTEAQARDRFGKVDIYVTRFRPMKHSLSGRDERSLMKLVVDAATDRVVGCHMVGQDAPEIVQGFAVALKCGARKRDFDATIGIHPTAAEEFVTLRDKLPDHPKR